A region of the Sandaracinaceae bacterium genome:
GCTCCACCCGACGGACGAGGGCCTCGTCGTGCTCGAGGGCTGTCAGGAGGTCGTCGAGCGCTGGGAGCGGACCCTCGAGGAGGTCCGCGGCACCGCGCAGGAGCTCGTCGGCACCGTGCACCTCTCCGCCCCGGCGGACACCACCTACCAGATCCTCGCCCCCGTGGTGGTCGCGGTGGCGGAGGCCCACCCCAGGCTCGAGGTGGTCGTGCACTCGAGCGACGCCTTGCAACACCTCCACCGTGAGGCGATCGACATGGCGATCCGCTACGGCTCCATGCAGGACAGCTCCTTGTCGGCGCGCAAGCTGGCGGAGTCACCGGGCGTGCTCGTGGCGGCGCCCGCGTACCTGGAGCGACGAGGGCATCCTCGCGCGCCGGAGGAGCTCGCGGGGCACCGCTGCCTCACCCTCCAGCTCGCCAGCGTCGCCGTCACCACGTGGACCCTGCACGGCGAGGGCTCCGTGCACGAGGTCTCGCTGGGGAGCCCCCTCTGCGGCGACGGCTACCTGGCCCGGAGGTTGGCGCTCGCCGGCGTGGGCATCGCGCTCAAGAGCCTCTTCGACGTGATCGACGACCTCGAAGCCGGCCGGCTCGTCCGCGTCCTCCCCGCCTACACGAGCCCGCCGATGGCGATCCACGCCGTGTTCCCGAGCCGCCGCTACCTCCCCGCCCGCGTCCGCGCCCTCGACGCCGCGCTCACGACCGAGTTCAGCGCCCGCGACGCCCGCTGCGAAGCGTGGCTTCGCCAGACGTGACCCTCGCTCGTGGGCAGATGCCCGCTACGCGTCGTGCTGCGTCCGCGAGCAAGAGTCGTGACGTCGACGCATGGCCACATCGAAGCACGTCGAGTGGCTGGCGGCGAGAGGCACGGAACGAGGATCGTGCGCGGGGGGAGTGGCGGTCGTGAGGCTCGGGCCCCATGCTCGGCTGCATGCGCTGGCTCGCCATCGCCCTCGCCCTCCTCGCGCTCGCCTGTGAGGAGCCCGCAGATCGGTCCGAGCCGCCCGCGTCCGCGGAGACGCCGCCCGCGGAGGACACGGAGACCGTGGAGGCGGCAGAGGCGGAGCCAGGGCCGTGGATCGACGTCGACGCCGAGTCTCTCGCCGGCGCGCTCCGCGAGCACGAGGCGCCGTATC
Encoded here:
- a CDS encoding LysR family transcriptional regulator, with the translated sequence MKVDEMELLVRVAETGSMTLAARQMHLTPAAVSAAVRRVEEAIGVRLFERTTRSLHPTDEGLVVLEGCQEVVERWERTLEEVRGTAQELVGTVHLSAPADTTYQILAPVVVAVAEAHPRLEVVVHSSDALQHLHREAIDMAIRYGSMQDSSLSARKLAESPGVLVAAPAYLERRGHPRAPEELAGHRCLTLQLASVAVTTWTLHGEGSVHEVSLGSPLCGDGYLARRLALAGVGIALKSLFDVIDDLEAGRLVRVLPAYTSPPMAIHAVFPSRRYLPARVRALDAALTTEFSARDARCEAWLRQT